In Aulosira sp. FACHB-615, the DNA window ATTAGACTGGCAAATCTCTGTTAACTATGTCAAGATGAATCAATGCGTTGTGGCAAGGAGAACAATGGTTTAATCAAAAAATCCCTGAAATTTAAGTGATTTTACTAGGTATATTACTGCTATAAATTAAATTTAAATATCTGACTACTAAAACCTTGAAGCAAGGTAGATTTGCCTGACTCCATAAAATAAGTATTTTTGCTATGTAAAATAGTATACGTTTGTTTTATCCTAGATACTGGAGCAAGTATTCAACAAAAAGCAAGTGACTGAAACAAGTAAGATTTTTCAACATTCAATCCAGGATACGAGATTTTGAGGAAGAGCAATGCCAGGAAATGAGTGGGAAAAAATACGTCACCTTTTGGTTGTCCAAGACTTACAAGGACAAAGAACCATCCCACTACAAGAAACTACTTATTCCATTGGTCGAGATTCCAGAAATGCGATTGTGTTGCGATCTCGTTCCGTATCTAGACAACATGCCATTTTACTGCGTGTGACTCTTCCCGAAACTGACCAATATGGGTTTCGGATTATTGATGGCAACTTTAAAGGTAAGTCTAGTACTAACGGGTTATACGTCAATGGAATGAAATGCGTTTCCCATAATCTTCAGCATGGTGATGTGATTGCGTTTGGGAATAATCAAGTCCAAGCTAAATACTATGCAGTTTCGCATATTTCGGAAAAAGCTTTTTCCGAAAGTGTTGATATTGAAAACATCTCAGATTTTCTCTTAGAGCAGGCTCATGCGGCCAATCCTTTTCCCACCTTAGCGGTTGACCCTAATTTTGAAGCGGCCAGTGAAACTGCCCTAGCACGCCTAGCATCGTTCCCAGAACTCATTCCTAACCCAATTATTGAGATGGATTTGGGGGGAACAATTACCTATCTCAATCCAGCTGCATCGGCAAAATTTCCCAAGATTCGAGAAATTGGTAACAAGCATCCTGTACTGACAGGGTTACTCCATGCCTTGGAAGATCACCAGATCAATTCCTTTTCCCGTGAGATCACGGTTGATCAGGAAGTGTTTGAACAAGTTATTCACTACTTACCAGAAAGTGACTTAATTAGAACTTTTATAGTTAGGGATATTACAGAGCAGAAGCAAGCAGAAGCAGAATTGCGGCAACGCGATCGCCTATTGCAAGCAGTAGCCGAAGCTGCTAACTATTTGCTAGTGGAAATGAATTACGAAACTGGCATAGACAAAGCTTTGGCTGTACTAGGAGAAGCAGCTAAGGCTGATCGCGCTTATTTATTTAAAAACCATCGCCATTCAGATACAGGCGAAATGGCCCTGAGCTTGCAATTTTTCTGGACAAGAACAAATTTAACCGCATCTCGTTTTCACTGGCAAAATCAACTTTATCAATCTTCAGAATTAGCGCGTTGGTATGGCACACTCTCGTGCGGAAAATCGATTAGTGGCAATATCAGGGAATTTCCGGTAGCAGAACAAAAGCTATTAGCAAAAGATGGAATTCAATCTTTGCTTTTAGTTCCCTTACGGCTAGAAGATGAGTTTTGGGGTTGTATTGGTTTAGCCGACTGTACTTCTGAGCGTACTTGGTCAAGGCATGAAGAATCAACACTATTGACAATGGCGGCTAGTATTAGCGGTGCTTGGCAGCGTCAAAAAGTAGAAGAAAAAATCCGCTACCAAGCACTGCACGATATGCTGACGGGCTTACCCAATCGGTTCTTGTTTAATGAAATCTTGGCTAAAGCTATACCCAACGCCACACGCAACCGTGAAAGTTTAGCTGTGATGTTTCTGGATTTAGATCGCTTCAAAGTAATTAATGATACGTTAGGGCATACCATTGGTGACAGATTACTACAAATGGTGGCACAAAGACTCAAAGAATCTCTCAGAGAAGGAGATACCGTTGCTCGTTGGGGAGGAGACGAATTTACAATTTTGTTGCCCCATATTAAATATCTTGATGAAGTAGCTCAAGTAGCCCAAAGAATCCTGCAATCCTTAGAAAAGATTTTCTGTCTTGATGGCCATGAACTGTACATCAGTGCGAGTATTGGTATTTCTGTTTTTGATGACCACAGTCATGATGTTGAAACCTTAATTCAACATGCAGATACGGCGCTGTATTATGCCAAAGATGAAGGCAGAAATAATTATCAGTTTTATACCACTACCCTCAGTGGCAAAACTCCAGAACTGCTTAACTTAGAAAAAAGCTTGCGCTATGCCGTAGAAAGAAACGAATTGACGGTGTATTATCAGCCCCGTGTCAATATTGTGACTGGCAAAATCACTGGGATGGAAGCTTTGGTGCGCTGGCAAAACCCAGATATGGGACTAGTAGCGCCGAATATATTTATTCCGTTAGCTGAGGAAAGTGGATTAATTATTCCGATTGGTGCATGGGTATTACGCACAGCTTGTATCCAAAATAAAGCTTGGCAAGCAGCAGGATTGCCGCCTTTGACAGTGGCTGTCAATCTATCACCTAAACAGTTTCGCCAAGCTACCCTAGTAGAGGATGTAGCGAACATTCTAGCGGAGACAGGATTAGAGCCACATTTTCTAGAGTTGGAAATTACCGAATCAACAGCGATCGCTGATTTAGAATTTACCAGAAATGTTTTACAAAAGTTAGAACAAATGGGGGTTCACCTTTCCATTGATGACTTTGGTACCGGACACTCTTCGCTTTCACGGCTACAACTTCTACCACTACACAACCTGAAAATTGATCGCTCCTTTATTCAAGAGTTAACCACAGATGTGCGAGTAGCTCATATTGTGAAAGCAATTGTCACTTTAGGACGTAATTTAGGTTTAAGACTCACGGCTGAAGGTGTAGAAAAGCAAGAAGAACTAGATTTCTTAAAATCTATTAATTGTGAGGATGTCCAAGGTTATTTTTTCTATAAACCAATGCCATCAGAAAAAGCAACAGAAGTTCTGCAAAACAGACATTTTTCTGAACTAGAGGAGAAAAATGGCACAGGGTATAAGCACGTAAAATCTGAGGTTGAGAGAATGGTGTAGGCTTGGAAAAGCCTGAAAATCCTACCCTGACACCTGGACTCAACGATCATCTTTGTACATCAGTCCTGATAAATTAAGCATAAACCCTGAGATGATTTTGGCCAGAATCGCTATCTAGTGGGTAAATTGGGTATATATCCAGAAAATTTTTCTGTTTCAACCTAACCCACATATCGGAATGAGAGAACATTATCGAGATTTCTTAATTCGTAACTGGGAAAAGGGCGATCGCTCCAGGGCGGCCGCAGTCATCAGTTATGTATTATCAGAATACGGGTTGGGTTGGGAACCCAACGGTGCTGACCAAGATGTATTACAAGTTGAGGAATATTACTTAGCTACTGGCGGTGAGTTTTGGGTAGTGGAACACCAAAGCCAAATAGTCGGTACTGGGGCATATTACCCCATAAATCGCGGGGAAAAAGCTGTGGAAATTCGCAAAATGTATCTTTTACCAAGTGTCCGGGGTATTGGCTTGGGGAAATATTTGTTACAACAACTAGAAGCAGCGATCGCTAATCGTGGTTTCCAGCAAATTTGGATTGAAACAGCCAGCATATTAGTAGAAGCCGTGAAGTTATACGAAAGTAATGGTTATCAACCAGCGACGGGTGTGGAAACTGCACGATGCGATCGCGTGTATGTGAAATATCTAGACTAATTTCTATGCCCAGTTGGCAGAATCATTTCCAAGGTTTCCTGAACCTGTTTTTACAGTCCCATTGTCCTTTGTGTCAGCGAAGTACATCGGAGACTTTGTGTGTATACTGTGCCAGACAATTACACAACTGCGGTCAAAAACATCCTAGTGCATCATGGCAAGGTGAAATACCGATATTTGGGTGGGGTGTGTATGGTGGTAGCCTCAAAAGAGCGATCGCCGTGATGAAATATGAAAACCAACCGAATATTGCCCGTATCTTGGGTACATACTTGGGTGAAGCATGGTTATTAAACTCTCCTCAGCCTCATACCCAACCAGTAGTTGTACCCATACCGATGCACCCAGACAAGCAAAAGCAACGTGGTTATAATCAAGCTGCCTTAATTGCCGAAAGCTTCTGTCAGACAACTAAGTTAAAATTAAATCTAAATGTTTTAGAAAGGGTGCGAGAAACTCAAGCGCAGTTTGGTTTATCAGCTTCTGAACGGGAAAAAAACTTAGCTGAAGCTTTTGCTGTCGGTAAAGAATTTCGCCGTCAATGCCCCAGTATGCCAGTATTGTTAATCGATGACATTTACACTACTGGTGCAACCACCAAATCTGCCGTACAAACACTTCGCCAGTCGGGAATTACAGTGTTGGGGTTAGCCGCAGTTGCGATCGCCATCAAAGACCAACATACTAATTCATAGGCGAGTCATATCTGACAAATCTATAATTAAGCGAATACCTTGTGTATGGCAACACAGCCTGAAATTATGAGTAAAGCTTTTGCAGCAGGTTTCAAAAGATTCATCACTGTTCCTACTATTTTTCTGACAATTAGTATCAGTACAACAGCAGCATTCGCCCAAAGCAAGTTGTACAGTCCAATTCCGTTAACTAATTTGACAGAACTTTCCGATACACTCTCGGAAAAAGATATACCCACAGGACAGGGTGGGTTTGCCCGTGACTATACAGTTAAATTGAATAAAGGTGATAACCTGGCAGTTGATTTATCTTCCGAAAACTTTGACTGCATTATTACGCTGTTAGCCCCAGATGGTTCAACGGTGGCAGAAAATGATGACGGCCCCGATGGTACAAGTAACTCCCTATTATTTACCCGCATCAACGAAACAGGAATATATATTATCCGCGTTCGGTCTTTTGGGGAAACTGGAGTGGGTAACTTTAAACTGAAGGTAACAAAACTGCAACCGATTAAGTAAATTGCTGAGTGCGTTGCTTTGGTTCCCAAAGTTGTAGCAACTGGCGTTGCTGAGTTGAAAGTGCTGAGTAGTTATCCCGCTTTTGTTACCTTGGGCAGAGAATCATCTGAAACTCTTAGTTTTACGTTTATTCTCAACAAGGGTATTTAAATGATAAAGTGGGCTGGCGATCGCTCTATGCCAGTTGCGTAAGTCCTGGATAAGTTATTGTGTTTTCTAGGAATTTAGATGTGTTGTAGCTTAATTATTTTGCCTGAATCAGATTATGCCAATGCCTGTTAACCTCATACTGGAAGTTCACAGGTTAAAAATTTATGTATATGGCATCGCCTGAAAATCAAGCTCTACCTAAACAAGACATTAAGTTACTAGTTTTAGATATCGATGGTACGATCGCTGGCAAATCTAATTCTTTAAGCAAACCAGTCAAGCAAGCGATCTCAGCAGCCCAAGCCAAAGGCATTCATGTTGCAATTGCTACTGGAAGAATGTATCGTTCTGCGTTACGCTTTCATCAAGAAATTCGCTCTAACCTGCCATTAGCAGCTTATCAGGGAGCCTGGATTCAAGACCCAACTAACCAAAAAATCCACTATCACTTACCTGTAGCCAGAGAAATTGCATACCAACTACTAGACTATTTTGAAGAACCCCAGTGGCGATCGCTTCTCTCTATTCACTTTTACATTAATGATCAACTGTATGTCCGGGAGTTAACTAGAGAAACTAAAATTTACGCACAACGTTCAGGAATTACCCCCATTGCTGTAGGTGATTTACGCAACATTTTAATTGAATATGAACCGACAAAAATTTTAGCTTTGTGTGATGACACAGAAGCAATTAGCCAATTATTAGGGAATTTGCGTCGCCAATATACGCCCGCAGAACTTTATCTCACAACTTCTGTTGCTACTTTTTTTGAAGCCACAAATCCTGCTGTTAATAAAGGTGCGGCTGTACGTTATTTCGCTGAAGAACTTCTCGGTTTAGAAAGGAATAACGTGATGGCTATTGGTGATAACTTTAATGATGTAGAAATGTTGGAATACGCTGGTATTGGTGTAGCGATGGGTGATGCACCCACAGAAGTACAAGCGATTGCTCAATGGATAGCCCCCAGTGTCGAAAAAGATGGAGTTGCGATCGCTATCCAAAAATTTTTACTTTCTTAAAACAAACTGTTTAAACTTTTTTACATTATGAAATCAGAAAGAGCGCCGACGACTGGCCGTGTTTCGTCTCGGCGCTCTTGCTGGTTCGCTCCTCACACAACTGCAAGTATAGTCGAACTACTTTTATGAGTCAATAGCTATGATAAAAACCGTTATATTTTCCTCAGAAACAATACTGATGTTCATAACTCCCACACAGCAGAAACTCCTAGTTTTTCTACTAGTAAATATCTCAGCAAATGTTGGGTCACTATAACCAAACCCAAGCGAGATTGAGCCAATTCTGGTGAATTAATTTTTACATCGCCCCAAATGCGACACTGACACCAAAATTTTTCCCAAGCCTGGCTCAACTTCCAAGCGGTTTTTTGCCAATGAATTGCATCACCAATCTCAGAACATACCAATTCGTCCACCACCTCCACTAACTGAGCCAGTAAATCCCTCTCTGTGGAGTGATGCAGCCAAAGTAGGTTGTCATGATTCAACCAAGGTATTGGTTGTTGAGATACTGGTTGCCACAATGTTGTACTTGTATCTGGTAGAGGTTCCCGCAGTTTAATTAATTTCTCCCGATGACCCAGCAAGATTAATGAGCAACATCTTGAATAAGCGTGTTGAATTGCAAATATATGGGACGGGTTGTAATTGTTAAATTTGGGAGTTGTGTTTTCTGTTCCCATCTTTTCTAGTTGTTCTCTACACCCCATAACCCAGTTTTGTAGCCAACTTGCCAAATATGTTGGTTTCAATTCAAAATAAATCCAACCAGGTGGAACAATTGTAACCATAAAAACGTCGCCACTGGTTGCCAATAATCTAGGGACAAGAGTATTAGCTATCTCCATAGCAGTGCAATTATGAGATTTTGCTAACTGCTGTGCCACTCCTGAGATATACAAGATTTTTTTATTATCTCTATCTTTGTATAGATGATTTTTTTTAAATTCCTTAATTTGTATTTTTTCAGTCTTAGTAAAATCACTGAGTGTTTCCTGTGACAAACTATTTAATAACTGCTTAATTGATAGCTGATTGCTTGTTATTAACCAATAATCCACTTAATCTGATAAGAACAGCTTTTGATTATTTCCCCAACAGTGGGTTGTCATCTTCCTTGAGATATAAGTTTTATCTATATAAAGAAAAATGAGAAGACCATAAAATTTAATAAATATTCTATGAATAGTAAGTAAACTTTACTACCATCATTGTACAGTAAGAAGTATAACAAAAGAGTAGGCGCTAAATTGCTCTCTACTCTTTGGATGGCTGGCGCTGTTAGGCGTTAAGCCTACCCGTCAACACAAAGACACTCCTTGCACCTTGTTTTATGACGTCTTTGTCTTCAGCCGAACGCTCTTTGTTACCTATGCAATCTCCATCCTCCTTTTCTGAGGCATCACGCCCCTTTTTGACTTGGCAACGTATTCTTGATTGGGCTCAAGAACACTATCGTTGCCGCACCTTTAGCAAAGATGAGCGCATTCCAGCTAGACCTGGTTTGCTGTATTTGGTGCAAAGAGGTGCGATCCGTATGGTAGGTACCGCTCAAGTGAGTGCTACTGCCAGTCAGTTAACATCTCGACGCATTAACAGAACTCCAGAAGAAGCTTTCTTGGGTTTTGTGGGAGCAGGACAACCATTTGAAATTGTGGCTCAGTCACCATTCACCCTCCAAGCATACGCCCATGTTGACCAAACTGCGGTGCTGTGGATGTACTGGCATGATTTAGACAACTGGCCTCACTTCCGGCGCGAGGTTATGGATGCCTTTAGGTATCAGCATCAGCGTAAATTGCTGTGGTTGAGTGCCTTGGGTCAACGGCGCACAATTGACCGCCTCTTAGGATTCCTCACATTGTTAATTGAGGAATATGGCGAACCCGCAATGAGCGAAACTGATCCCGATGTGATTCGTGGCTATTGTTTGCCTTTTCCCCTTACTCATGCCCAAATTGGTAGTGCGATCGGCTCTACTCGTGTAACTGTGACCCGCTTAATGGGCAAATTGCGTCAAAGAGGTTTAATCCTCACTCAAGGAGATAATCTCATTTGCTTGCCAGCAGAGTCGATTAATAGAGCAAGCTAAGACGCTATCCAAGTTCCTGTAACGGCATCTATCAGAACTTGCTCCCGATCTGTCATCAGTAAGTTGGCGCAGCAACACCTCCTTACTGTTGTGTTTAACCAATCTGTTTGACCACCACAAACAGATTGTGCGTAATCGGGTATTTTCTGGATAAAACAGCCTGTGTGTGAATGTACAAGATATTCACTAGGGAAAAATCATAGTTCTTGGTAGAGAACTAACTTTTCGGATTTTGTTTGCCTGCTAACAACAGGAACTAGGTTGAATAATCAAGATAATGCTTGTTTAAGGCAAAAGTGTAGTAGATTCCAGTCATAAAGATCAGCCAAATTTCAATCAAGTTTGGGTGGTCTGAAAACAACTCAAAATTAGAGTCGAAAGTATTGATTACCCAAGACTTTTTCAGTGCCATTGTCTGTCTTGTTGTTATCAGTGGTGCAGTGAAAATACGGTTAATTAATTCACAGAATTGGAGCCTAACCCTAGGCTCCAATTGTCATTTTTGCCTGTAGGGTGAAAGGGTATAGGGGTGTATCTATTCACAACCTCTACACCCCATACCCTCACACTGACAGGTGTAGGTTTTTTACGTTATGTTCCAAAAATCTTGATTTAGGGTGTATGGGTGTAGGGGTGTGAGGGGGATAGAACTCTGATTAAATCGTGATTTTTAGAGTCGCTACTCATCACTTTGTTAAAAACCTACACTTGTGAGATACCCTCACACCCCTTTACCCAATCTCCACAAACAATCTTTGTGCGTAAGTAAGCCCTATCAGTCTTGATTAGCGCAGTCTGACAAACCCAGCTTTCGCAATTAATTCTTGACCTTGATCTGTCAGCAATAAGTTGGCGTAAGCTTCACCTGCTTGCTGATCTGCTTGTCCATTTTGTTTGACGATGACAAATAAACGTCGGGTGATGGGATAATCACCAGTTTGAAATGCTTCAGTATTCAGTTGATTACGCTGTTTTGGACATTTGTCTAGGGGGATATAAGGTTTTGTGTAAGGTTCAATAAATTTGTTTGGCTGTTTACCTAGGGGTAAGGCTTTGACGCTGCATTGTCCGACTACCTCTGGTGCGGAAGCATAGTAAATTGTACCAGGATTTTTGGCTACTTCTTTTAAGGCGTTAGTCGTAGTGTCGATAAATTGGACGTTGCTACCAAATTTTTCGCCACTTAGGACGTTTTCTTCAAAAAACTCAATGGTGCCACTATCTTCTGGACGGCGAGAATATGGTGTTATGGGTAATTTTGGCCCGCCTAACTGTTCCCAATTATTAACTTTACCTGTGTAGATATCTTTTAGCTGGGTGAGGGTTAAGCCAGGAAGATTGAGATTTGGGTGAACTGCGATCGCAATTCCATCAATTGCTACAGGTATTTCTTTGAGTGCAAACCCTAATTTTTTTGCTTGTTCATTTTCTTCTGGCTTCACAGCGCGAGAAGATTGAGCAAATGCTAACTGATTACCTAGCAGCATCTTAATTCCAGTCCCAGAACCGGGTGCAGCTTCTATCGGCTCGGTGTAACGTAGTTGAAATTTGGGCCAGACAATGGACACGGCTGAATCTACCTGCTGGCGGATCGGAGCCCAAGTAGTGCTACCCCCATAACTAAATAACCCCGTCGGGACATCCGGTATTTGCGAGAAGGTATCTGTACTTGGTGTTTCTACCCTTGTTCTTGTGAGATAACTGCCTTTGATGCCATAGCTGTGAGAAAACCACCACAACAAACCACCTACTAGCCCCAAGGTGATTGCTAGTGTTAGAACCAAAACTTTAGTCTCGTTAGTTCTATGTTGTTGTGTCATAGTTGGTGGTGTAGTTTTCTTACCCTGAAAGTAATTTCTCATTTTATGGGTAACGCTAGGTTAAAGTTTGATTAAACTCTAATTTCCTAGTTGCCATTTTATTGGTACGAAATATGCTACACAGTAAGGAGATGAGATTCCTGAAATTACTGGCAGTACAGTAAACATAGACTTTTACTGTATTTTATTTAAAACATAATAGACAATAATTTATATATAAGTTGAAATAGTGTGGTTACGGCAATAGCTATTAAACTGCCGGCAATTCCTAATATTACTATTTGTTGAATATCCATTCCTGCTTGCAAGGCAGGAACAAAAAGAACGATCGCAAAAGATATTACTGCCACAATTAATAAATTTGTGGTTTTAATCCAGCGTCGAGTTTGAGCAAAAATCATCCCACTCAAAATCACGATGGCAATAGTGAAAGCGATCATGGGTGATATCAGACTAGAGAGAGCGATCGCTATTAATGCACCTTCAAAACCGCTCACAGCAGCCCCTGATAATAACTCTGTGGTCGAAAAAGTTGCAGGTGGCTGTATAAGGGGCGGTTGAGTTGGTGTATTTGTGAGTGTAGTTGGGGGGATGAACTGCGGAAACAGTTCTTTGAGTACTTCCTCGGCGGATTGAAAACGTTGACTGACAGCAGGCAACAGCATTTTATCTAAAACATTGGCTAGTCGGGGGTCAATATCCACATGCGATCGCCAAGTCCACTGGTTAATTAGTGGGTCGAATAACTGGGTGGTTGGTTGACTGGTGAGTAAAGTCACAGCAGTTACAGCCAAGGCATATAAATCTGTACAGGGAAATACTTGATTTCCTGTCATTTGTTCTGGGGGGGCAAATCCGGCGGAATAAATTCCCGTTGATGAGGCGACTGTCCCTGATGCCACATTTGTCACTTGCTTGACTGCGCCAAAATCTAAGAGAAATAATTTCCCATCTTGGCGGCGCATAATATTCGATGGCTTGATATCTCGATGAATAATATTTTTATCATGGACAAACTTGAGGATTTTGAGAATTTCCTGCAACATATATAAAATTTCTGCTTCCGAAAATTTCCCCTTTTGGGTTAATTCTTCCTCAAGATTCAGACCATCAATATATTCTTGGACTAAGTAAAAAAACTGTTCTTCGTAATTGGGTTGAGTAAAACTAGGAACAGTAATTTGGAAAAAAGCGTAGAGTTCTGGAATTTGTTCGTGTTCTCGGCCAATTTCGGCTAAGACATCTGCTTCTCTTTCAAATAATTGTTGAGCGATTCGCAGTTGATTAGCACTAACATTTTCCGCCGGTTGGAACTGTTTGACTACACAGGCGCGAATTCCTGGAATGCGGCGATCGCGTGCGAGAAAGGCAGAGGCAAATCCTCCCCGACCCAGTAATTTGGTAGACATATATCTCCCATCAAGGATGAGTGGCATACCACAGGTAGCGCAATATTTTTGCTGCGCTGTTTTGAGGGTTGACACATCATCTAGGTCGGCAAAATAATTTTTTGGGCGGGGGCAGCGTGGACGAGTGCAGTAAGCTTCCATGTTAGTTTTTAGTCAATAGTCCACAGTGAATAGTCAATAGCCTGTAGCCCTTAACTAATGACTATTGACTATTGACAAGTATCAGCCCTCGTCAGAGGAACTGGGTGTTGCTACATCAAATGTATTTGCTACTAGCTTTTTTTGTGACAATTTTATCAGGTCTTGGTTCCATCCTGGAGTTGCAAACTGGGGTAATATTTCCTGGCTGAATGCTTCTGCGGCTTTGGATCTATACCGGTTGGGATTAAAAATCAGCCAGAGTGTGCGTTTAACAATCACGCCTTCGATGGGTGAGCAGTGCAGTACACCCATTTGTAACTCTTTGGCAATGGCGGATGTCGAGACGAAAGCCGCCCCCAATCCTGACTGTACGGCATTTTTGATGGCTTCGATGGAATTGAGTTCCATTTCGATTTTGAAACGTCTGGTATCAATTTCGCAACGTGCTAGTACTTGATCGATGA includes these proteins:
- a CDS encoding EAL domain-containing protein: MPGNEWEKIRHLLVVQDLQGQRTIPLQETTYSIGRDSRNAIVLRSRSVSRQHAILLRVTLPETDQYGFRIIDGNFKGKSSTNGLYVNGMKCVSHNLQHGDVIAFGNNQVQAKYYAVSHISEKAFSESVDIENISDFLLEQAHAANPFPTLAVDPNFEAASETALARLASFPELIPNPIIEMDLGGTITYLNPAASAKFPKIREIGNKHPVLTGLLHALEDHQINSFSREITVDQEVFEQVIHYLPESDLIRTFIVRDITEQKQAEAELRQRDRLLQAVAEAANYLLVEMNYETGIDKALAVLGEAAKADRAYLFKNHRHSDTGEMALSLQFFWTRTNLTASRFHWQNQLYQSSELARWYGTLSCGKSISGNIREFPVAEQKLLAKDGIQSLLLVPLRLEDEFWGCIGLADCTSERTWSRHEESTLLTMAASISGAWQRQKVEEKIRYQALHDMLTGLPNRFLFNEILAKAIPNATRNRESLAVMFLDLDRFKVINDTLGHTIGDRLLQMVAQRLKESLREGDTVARWGGDEFTILLPHIKYLDEVAQVAQRILQSLEKIFCLDGHELYISASIGISVFDDHSHDVETLIQHADTALYYAKDEGRNNYQFYTTTLSGKTPELLNLEKSLRYAVERNELTVYYQPRVNIVTGKITGMEALVRWQNPDMGLVAPNIFIPLAEESGLIIPIGAWVLRTACIQNKAWQAAGLPPLTVAVNLSPKQFRQATLVEDVANILAETGLEPHFLELEITESTAIADLEFTRNVLQKLEQMGVHLSIDDFGTGHSSLSRLQLLPLHNLKIDRSFIQELTTDVRVAHIVKAIVTLGRNLGLRLTAEGVEKQEELDFLKSINCEDVQGYFFYKPMPSEKATEVLQNRHFSELEEKNGTGYKHVKSEVERMV
- a CDS encoding GNAT family N-acetyltransferase — protein: MREHYRDFLIRNWEKGDRSRAAAVISYVLSEYGLGWEPNGADQDVLQVEEYYLATGGEFWVVEHQSQIVGTGAYYPINRGEKAVEIRKMYLLPSVRGIGLGKYLLQQLEAAIANRGFQQIWIETASILVEAVKLYESNGYQPATGVETARCDRVYVKYLD
- a CDS encoding ComF family protein, whose protein sequence is MPSWQNHFQGFLNLFLQSHCPLCQRSTSETLCVYCARQLHNCGQKHPSASWQGEIPIFGWGVYGGSLKRAIAVMKYENQPNIARILGTYLGEAWLLNSPQPHTQPVVVPIPMHPDKQKQRGYNQAALIAESFCQTTKLKLNLNVLERVRETQAQFGLSASEREKNLAEAFAVGKEFRRQCPSMPVLLIDDIYTTGATTKSAVQTLRQSGITVLGLAAVAIAIKDQHTNS
- a CDS encoding PPC domain-containing protein — encoded protein: MSKAFAAGFKRFITVPTIFLTISISTTAAFAQSKLYSPIPLTNLTELSDTLSEKDIPTGQGGFARDYTVKLNKGDNLAVDLSSENFDCIITLLAPDGSTVAENDDGPDGTSNSLLFTRINETGIYIIRVRSFGETGVGNFKLKVTKLQPIK
- a CDS encoding Cof-type HAD-IIB family hydrolase, with the translated sequence MYMASPENQALPKQDIKLLVLDIDGTIAGKSNSLSKPVKQAISAAQAKGIHVAIATGRMYRSALRFHQEIRSNLPLAAYQGAWIQDPTNQKIHYHLPVAREIAYQLLDYFEEPQWRSLLSIHFYINDQLYVRELTRETKIYAQRSGITPIAVGDLRNILIEYEPTKILALCDDTEAISQLLGNLRRQYTPAELYLTTSVATFFEATNPAVNKGAAVRYFAEELLGLERNNVMAIGDNFNDVEMLEYAGIGVAMGDAPTEVQAIAQWIAPSVEKDGVAIAIQKFLLS
- a CDS encoding glutamate acetyltransferase, whose amino-acid sequence is MVTIVPPGWIYFELKPTYLASWLQNWVMGCREQLEKMGTENTTPKFNNYNPSHIFAIQHAYSRCCSLILLGHREKLIKLREPLPDTSTTLWQPVSQQPIPWLNHDNLLWLHHSTERDLLAQLVEVVDELVCSEIGDAIHWQKTAWKLSQAWEKFWCQCRIWGDVKINSPELAQSRLGLVIVTQHLLRYLLVEKLGVSAVWEL
- a CDS encoding Crp/Fnr family transcriptional regulator, which encodes MTSLSSAERSLLPMQSPSSFSEASRPFLTWQRILDWAQEHYRCRTFSKDERIPARPGLLYLVQRGAIRMVGTAQVSATASQLTSRRINRTPEEAFLGFVGAGQPFEIVAQSPFTLQAYAHVDQTAVLWMYWHDLDNWPHFRREVMDAFRYQHQRKLLWLSALGQRRTIDRLLGFLTLLIEEYGEPAMSETDPDVIRGYCLPFPLTHAQIGSAIGSTRVTVTRLMGKLRQRGLILTQGDNLICLPAESINRAS
- a CDS encoding PstS family phosphate ABC transporter substrate-binding protein; translation: MTQQHRTNETKVLVLTLAITLGLVGGLLWWFSHSYGIKGSYLTRTRVETPSTDTFSQIPDVPTGLFSYGGSTTWAPIRQQVDSAVSIVWPKFQLRYTEPIEAAPGSGTGIKMLLGNQLAFAQSSRAVKPEENEQAKKLGFALKEIPVAIDGIAIAVHPNLNLPGLTLTQLKDIYTGKVNNWEQLGGPKLPITPYSRRPEDSGTIEFFEENVLSGEKFGSNVQFIDTTTNALKEVAKNPGTIYYASAPEVVGQCSVKALPLGKQPNKFIEPYTKPYIPLDKCPKQRNQLNTEAFQTGDYPITRRLFVIVKQNGQADQQAGEAYANLLLTDQGQELIAKAGFVRLR
- a CDS encoding serine/threonine-protein kinase; this encodes MEAYCTRPRCPRPKNYFADLDDVSTLKTAQQKYCATCGMPLILDGRYMSTKLLGRGGFASAFLARDRRIPGIRACVVKQFQPAENVSANQLRIAQQLFEREADVLAEIGREHEQIPELYAFFQITVPSFTQPNYEEQFFYLVQEYIDGLNLEEELTQKGKFSEAEILYMLQEILKILKFVHDKNIIHRDIKPSNIMRRQDGKLFLLDFGAVKQVTNVASGTVASSTGIYSAGFAPPEQMTGNQVFPCTDLYALAVTAVTLLTSQPTTQLFDPLINQWTWRSHVDIDPRLANVLDKMLLPAVSQRFQSAEEVLKELFPQFIPPTTLTNTPTQPPLIQPPATFSTTELLSGAAVSGFEGALIAIALSSLISPMIAFTIAIVILSGMIFAQTRRWIKTTNLLIVAVISFAIVLFVPALQAGMDIQQIVILGIAGSLIAIAVTTLFQLIYKLLSIMF